A stretch of Natronococcus sp. CG52 DNA encodes these proteins:
- a CDS encoding pyridoxamine 5'-phosphate oxidase family protein encodes MAHFGTCVDGRPHVAPVWYRYDDDAVEVVTTGRKLANVRENPQVSLSIQADEAGRAKWMVTLLGTATVVDDDGETAAARRRINEKYDASPEAYAENTLVRIDIGSATYQRY; translated from the coding sequence ATGGCCCACTTCGGCACCTGCGTCGACGGCCGGCCCCACGTCGCGCCCGTCTGGTACCGGTACGACGACGACGCGGTCGAGGTCGTCACGACCGGACGCAAGCTGGCAAACGTGCGGGAGAACCCGCAGGTTTCCCTCTCGATACAGGCCGACGAGGCGGGACGGGCGAAGTGGATGGTGACCCTGCTCGGGACCGCGACGGTCGTCGACGACGACGGGGAGACGGCCGCCGCACGACGGCGGATCAACGAGAAGTACGACGCCTCGCCGGAGGCCTACGCCGAGAACACGCTGGTCCGGATCGATATCGGTTCGGCGACGTACCAGCGGTACTGA
- a CDS encoding cold-shock protein, whose protein sequence is MPTGTVAFFNDTGGYGFIETEETDDDVFFHMEDVGGDDLEEGQEVEFEIEQADKGPRAKNLTRL, encoded by the coding sequence ATGCCAACCGGAACGGTTGCGTTCTTCAACGACACGGGCGGATACGGCTTCATCGAGACCGAAGAGACCGACGACGACGTCTTCTTCCACATGGAGGACGTTGGCGGTGACGACCTCGAGGAGGGCCAGGAAGTAGAGTTCGAGATCGAGCAGGCGGACAAGGGGCCCCGGGCGAAGAACCTGACGCGACTGTAG
- a CDS encoding class I SAM-dependent methyltransferase, with the protein MDGNEVHDRWATRTGAYSPAYYAYYGPNETSDRIRRTLDRVVSYDADVLELGCSSGRHLAHLREHGYENLYGVDINDAAFDVMADAYPDLADAGTFYRSAIEDVVRDAGDDAFDVVYSVETLQHLHPEAEWVFDELTRLAETLLITAETDARRATDSNSSAKERADDRPPTTENSTDESESTACETRTVDGIPLYVRDWRRIFTERGWVELERDATALEYHTIRAFRSPSPSGID; encoded by the coding sequence ATGGACGGAAACGAAGTACACGACCGGTGGGCGACGCGGACGGGCGCGTACTCGCCGGCGTACTACGCCTACTACGGTCCGAACGAGACGAGCGACCGGATCCGGCGAACGCTGGATCGCGTCGTGAGCTACGACGCCGACGTGCTGGAACTCGGCTGCAGTTCGGGCCGCCACCTCGCACACCTCCGCGAGCACGGGTACGAGAACCTGTACGGCGTCGACATCAACGACGCGGCCTTCGACGTGATGGCCGACGCCTATCCCGATCTCGCCGACGCTGGCACGTTCTACCGTTCAGCTATCGAGGACGTCGTCCGCGACGCCGGGGACGATGCGTTCGACGTCGTCTACTCCGTCGAGACGCTGCAGCACCTTCATCCCGAGGCGGAGTGGGTGTTCGACGAACTGACTCGCCTGGCGGAGACGCTTCTCATTACGGCGGAAACCGACGCCAGGCGAGCGACCGATTCGAACTCGTCAGCGAAAGAGCGCGCGGACGACCGTCCACCGACCACCGAAAACAGCACGGACGAGTCGGAATCGACCGCGTGCGAAACGCGGACCGTCGACGGCATCCCGCTGTACGTCCGCGACTGGCGGCGCATCTTCACCGAGCGCGGCTGGGTCGAACTCGAGCGCGACGCGACGGCGCTCGAGTATCACACGATCAGGGCGTTTCGATCGCCCTCGCCCTCTGGTATCGACTGA
- a CDS encoding Nif3-like dinuclear metal center hexameric protein — MTLELSTFVDRLDEKLRTDDYADIDASANGLQVGPGDGTVDHVAFAVDGVAETFERAVDIGADALVVHHGISWSGFDRVTGRTYDRLEPLLEDDLALYVSHLPLDGHQDLGNAAGVADILGLEDRSPFGELGPEHIGQRGRAPNPYAPDELQRVLESELETDDRPVRLLEFGSDEIEEIAIVTGSGTDWLDDAVAADADALVTGEGKQKVYHEAREAGIHVALAGHYATETFGVRALQELVDGWGLETTYLEVPTGL, encoded by the coding sequence ATGACGCTCGAGCTCTCGACGTTCGTCGACCGACTCGACGAGAAGCTACGGACGGACGATTACGCCGATATCGACGCCAGCGCGAACGGACTTCAGGTGGGTCCCGGCGACGGAACCGTCGACCACGTCGCGTTCGCCGTCGACGGCGTCGCCGAGACCTTCGAGCGCGCGGTCGACATCGGCGCGGACGCGCTCGTCGTCCACCACGGCATCTCCTGGAGCGGTTTCGACCGGGTGACCGGCCGCACCTACGACCGCCTCGAGCCTCTGCTCGAGGACGACCTCGCGCTGTACGTCTCGCACCTGCCCCTGGACGGCCACCAGGACCTCGGCAACGCCGCCGGCGTCGCCGATATCCTCGGTCTCGAGGACCGCTCCCCCTTCGGCGAACTGGGGCCCGAACACATCGGCCAGCGCGGGAGGGCGCCAAATCCGTACGCGCCTGACGAGCTACAGCGGGTCCTCGAGTCGGAACTCGAGACCGACGATCGGCCGGTCCGGCTCCTCGAGTTCGGCTCCGACGAGATCGAGGAGATCGCGATCGTCACCGGCAGCGGAACCGACTGGCTCGACGACGCCGTCGCCGCGGATGCGGACGCGCTCGTCACGGGCGAGGGCAAACAGAAGGTCTATCACGAGGCCAGGGAGGCGGGGATCCACGTCGCGCTGGCGGGTCACTACGCCACCGAGACGTTCGGCGTCCGAGCGCTTCAGGAACTCGTCGACGGCTGGGGGCTCGAGACGACCTATCTCGAGGTACCGACCGGGTTGTGA
- the speB gene encoding agmatinase, whose translation MFPGATDEREETDTRGRTPDRGGANFVVVGAPLDASTTFQPGTRFGPRRIRHFAETFDDYDRRTDQHFSALGVADHGDVRSWDDVDEYLEWLEGTLRDVVWDDAVPLMLGGEHTVSLAGARAVEPEVVVALDAHLDLRGEYDGNSLSHACVTRRILEEVESVEEVVILGARTGSEEEWERAAADDVTVVPPEDVADWEPDAALAERDVYCSVDIDAADPAYAPGTGTKEPFGLEPREMRDAVRALAPAVTGFDVVEVNDRDDGQAAALAGKLVREFVYSHGEAQT comes from the coding sequence ATGTTTCCCGGGGCGACCGACGAACGCGAGGAGACCGACACGCGAGGGCGAACGCCCGACCGTGGAGGCGCGAACTTCGTGGTCGTCGGTGCGCCCCTGGACGCATCGACGACCTTTCAGCCGGGGACCCGTTTCGGCCCCCGGCGCATCCGTCATTTTGCCGAGACGTTCGACGACTACGACCGGCGAACGGACCAGCACTTTTCAGCGCTCGGCGTCGCCGACCACGGCGACGTCCGGTCCTGGGACGACGTCGACGAGTACCTCGAGTGGCTCGAGGGGACCCTCCGCGACGTCGTCTGGGACGACGCCGTCCCGCTGATGCTGGGCGGCGAGCACACCGTCTCGCTCGCGGGCGCACGCGCCGTCGAACCCGAAGTCGTCGTCGCGCTCGACGCCCACCTCGACCTTCGCGGCGAGTACGACGGCAACTCGCTGTCCCACGCCTGCGTGACGCGGCGTATCCTCGAGGAGGTCGAGTCCGTCGAGGAGGTCGTCATCCTCGGCGCGCGGACCGGAAGCGAGGAGGAGTGGGAGCGGGCCGCCGCGGACGACGTGACCGTCGTTCCACCCGAGGACGTCGCCGACTGGGAGCCCGACGCAGCGCTCGCGGAGCGGGACGTCTACTGCAGCGTCGACATCGACGCCGCCGACCCCGCCTACGCGCCGGGAACGGGGACCAAAGAACCGTTCGGACTCGAGCCCCGCGAGATGCGCGACGCTGTCCGCGCGCTCGCGCCCGCCGTCACGGGATTCGACGTCGTCGAGGTCAACGACCGAGACGACGGCCAGGCCGCGGCACTCGCGGGGAAACTGGTGCGAGAGTTCGTCTACAGCCACGGCGAAGCACAGACGTAA
- a CDS encoding cbb3-type cytochrome c oxidase subunit I, which translates to MSDLPPRTAVKRWLVTTNHKDVGILYLVTALFFLVLAGVMSLLFRLQLWEAGGTGLLTNTEYNQAVTTHGLLMVFWFLSPFAAGLANYFVPLQIGAKDLAFPRLNALSYWFYLFSGVLLAISYFQGHAFAGGWYMYAPLNVPMYHPAMEATTGGNGTILALMLFVFSITLGSVNFLTTIHYSRAEGLGLWNMPLFTWSWLLTVWMMLLAFAALLAALLLLSSDRLLLTQYFATDQGSSLMWAHLFWFFGHPEVYIVFFPALGIIFETFQTFTGRRLVGRKWVIIAMVLVAVQSFLVWMHHMFLTTINLEIKTLMMATTIGISLPFDLMVFALIYTMVKGRVRFTTPFLFSLGALVLFILGGITGVFLGAVVLDYEFRGTYWVVAHFHYVMVSGVTALVAGLYYWWPKITGKMYSETLGKLSFAVYFIGFNLLYFPMFLAWETPRRVFHFGEGLEIYHQIATVGAFVLAVSWLLVFVTLAHSWIAGPRAPDNPWEFSRTAEWAVPSPPPLENWDGRPSYASGQLEFVDDSAAADGGATVHEARSEEQHADHASIWPLGIGFGMFTFFLGLSGLTPYVVDFAEGTGAASEGLVGTAAEPNIVYPILVLLGVAILAYTLFEYGRERFYAPEMAIAERWPFEGVGRTKLGVWFFLASDVIVFGAVIGGYIFLRIHTGWNAWEPVPPSTLAGLVNTYILLTSSFTVILALVMAERQNKRGVLATLGATLLLGLTFLGVKSWEWSFEFAHGIYWFTELQYSVYFVTTGLHALHVILGLLIASFMLYRIWSIDAYLEDNRPVEFFGLYWHFVDIVWVILFPLFYLM; encoded by the coding sequence GTGAGTGATCTTCCGCCGCGAACGGCGGTCAAGCGCTGGCTGGTGACGACCAATCACAAAGACGTCGGCATCCTGTACCTCGTGACCGCGCTGTTCTTTCTCGTTCTGGCCGGCGTCATGTCGCTCCTGTTCCGCCTCCAACTGTGGGAGGCCGGCGGCACGGGGCTGCTCACCAACACCGAGTACAATCAGGCGGTGACGACGCACGGACTGCTGATGGTGTTCTGGTTTCTCTCGCCGTTCGCGGCTGGACTCGCGAACTACTTCGTCCCCCTCCAGATCGGGGCGAAGGACCTTGCGTTCCCCCGGCTGAACGCCCTGAGTTACTGGTTTTACCTATTCTCGGGCGTCCTGCTCGCGATTTCGTACTTTCAGGGACACGCGTTCGCCGGCGGGTGGTACATGTACGCGCCGCTGAACGTGCCGATGTATCATCCGGCGATGGAGGCGACTACGGGCGGCAACGGGACGATCCTCGCGCTGATGCTGTTCGTGTTCTCGATCACGCTGGGGTCGGTGAACTTTCTCACGACGATCCACTACTCGCGAGCGGAGGGGCTCGGCCTGTGGAACATGCCGCTTTTCACCTGGTCGTGGCTGCTGACGGTCTGGATGATGCTGTTGGCGTTCGCCGCGCTGCTGGCCGCGCTCCTCCTGTTGTCAAGCGATCGCCTCCTCCTCACGCAGTACTTCGCGACGGATCAGGGCTCGAGTCTGATGTGGGCGCACCTGTTCTGGTTCTTCGGTCACCCGGAGGTGTACATCGTCTTCTTCCCCGCGCTGGGGATCATATTCGAGACGTTCCAGACGTTTACGGGGCGTCGACTCGTCGGTCGGAAGTGGGTCATCATCGCGATGGTGCTGGTGGCCGTCCAGTCCTTTTTGGTCTGGATGCACCACATGTTCCTGACGACCATCAACCTCGAGATCAAGACGCTGATGATGGCGACGACCATCGGGATTTCGTTACCGTTCGACCTGATGGTCTTCGCGCTGATCTACACGATGGTCAAGGGACGCGTCCGGTTCACGACGCCGTTCCTGTTCAGCCTCGGCGCACTCGTGCTGTTCATCCTGGGGGGCATCACCGGGGTGTTCCTCGGCGCCGTCGTGCTCGACTACGAGTTCCGGGGGACCTACTGGGTCGTCGCCCACTTCCACTACGTGATGGTCTCCGGAGTCACCGCCCTGGTCGCCGGCCTCTACTACTGGTGGCCGAAGATCACCGGCAAGATGTACTCCGAGACGCTGGGCAAACTCAGCTTCGCGGTCTACTTCATCGGCTTCAACCTGCTGTACTTCCCGATGTTCCTCGCCTGGGAGACGCCGCGGCGCGTCTTCCACTTCGGCGAGGGACTGGAGATCTACCACCAGATCGCGACCGTCGGGGCGTTCGTTCTCGCCGTGTCGTGGCTGCTCGTATTCGTGACGCTCGCTCACAGCTGGATTGCAGGACCCCGCGCCCCGGACAATCCGTGGGAGTTCTCGCGCACGGCGGAGTGGGCGGTTCCCTCGCCCCCGCCGCTCGAAAACTGGGACGGTCGTCCCAGCTACGCCAGCGGTCAACTCGAGTTCGTCGACGACTCGGCGGCCGCCGATGGGGGTGCGACGGTACACGAGGCGAGGAGTGAGGAACAACACGCCGACCACGCGAGCATCTGGCCGCTCGGGATCGGGTTCGGAATGTTCACGTTCTTCCTCGGTCTCTCGGGGCTAACGCCGTACGTCGTCGACTTCGCCGAGGGAACCGGCGCCGCGTCCGAGGGGCTCGTCGGGACCGCCGCCGAGCCGAACATCGTGTACCCGATCCTCGTCTTGCTCGGCGTGGCGATCCTCGCGTACACCCTCTTCGAGTACGGACGGGAGCGGTTCTACGCCCCCGAGATGGCCATCGCCGAGCGCTGGCCGTTCGAGGGCGTCGGGCGGACGAAGCTCGGCGTCTGGTTCTTCCTCGCCTCCGACGTCATCGTCTTCGGCGCCGTCATCGGAGGGTACATTTTCCTGCGCATCCACACCGGCTGGAACGCCTGGGAGCCCGTTCCGCCGTCGACGCTGGCCGGTCTCGTCAACACGTACATTCTGCTGACCTCGAGTTTCACGGTCATCCTCGCGCTCGTGATGGCCGAACGCCAGAACAAGCGAGGAGTGCTCGCGACGCTCGGCGCGACCCTGCTGCTCGGGCTGACGTTTTTGGGGGTGAAGTCCTGGGAGTGGAGCTTCGAATTCGCACACGGTATCTACTGGTTCACCGAACTGCAGTACTCGGTCTACTTCGTAACCACGGGCCTGCACGCGCTTCACGTGATTCTCGGGCTGCTGATCGCTAGCTTCATGCTCTACCGGATCTGGTCGATCGACGCCTACCTCGAGGACAACCGGCCGGTGGAGTTCTTCGGCCTCTACTGGCACTTCGTCGACATCGTGTGGGTCATCCTCTTCCCGCTGTTCTACCTGATGTGA
- a CDS encoding deoxyhypusine synthase, translated as MTEEHDSGDGHGHHEPDRETFEHDPVGHAEARAGMTVGELVDEYGDAGVGAADLHEAVDVTAAMFDDDVSVFFGLAGAMVPTGMRRIVADLIRDGYIDALVTTGANLTHDSIEAIGGKHHHGCARAEGKTEREHDETLRDEEVDRIYNVYLPQEFFATFESHLREEVFPVLEAEAEEEGPVSIERLTRELGRANAEVNEREDIDEGPGVAAAAYENDVPIYCPAIQDSVLGLQAWMYSQTSPFSLDALADMTALTDLAFEAEEAGAFVVGGGVPKNFTLQTMLVTPGAYDYGVQLTMDPKQTGGLSGASLEEARSWGKLEKDAENVSVYGDATITLPLVVAAARERLEG; from the coding sequence ATGACCGAGGAGCACGACAGCGGCGACGGCCACGGACACCACGAGCCGGACCGAGAGACGTTCGAACACGATCCGGTCGGTCACGCGGAGGCACGCGCCGGGATGACCGTCGGCGAACTCGTCGACGAGTACGGCGACGCGGGCGTCGGGGCGGCGGACCTCCACGAGGCGGTCGACGTGACGGCGGCCATGTTCGACGACGACGTGTCCGTCTTCTTCGGACTCGCGGGAGCGATGGTGCCGACGGGAATGCGACGGATCGTCGCCGACCTGATCCGGGACGGGTACATCGACGCGCTCGTCACGACCGGGGCGAACCTCACGCACGACTCGATCGAGGCGATCGGCGGCAAACACCACCACGGCTGCGCCCGCGCCGAGGGGAAGACTGAGCGCGAGCACGACGAGACGCTTCGCGACGAGGAGGTCGACCGCATCTACAACGTTTACCTCCCCCAGGAGTTCTTCGCGACCTTCGAGTCGCACCTCCGCGAGGAGGTCTTCCCCGTGCTCGAGGCCGAAGCCGAAGAGGAGGGCCCCGTCTCCATCGAACGCCTCACCCGCGAACTCGGCCGAGCCAACGCCGAAGTCAACGAACGCGAGGACATCGACGAGGGGCCCGGCGTCGCCGCCGCGGCCTACGAGAACGACGTCCCGATCTACTGTCCCGCGATCCAGGACTCCGTGCTCGGCCTCCAGGCGTGGATGTACTCCCAGACCTCGCCGTTCTCGCTCGACGCGCTTGCGGATATGACCGCGCTCACCGATCTCGCGTTCGAGGCCGAGGAGGCCGGCGCGTTCGTCGTCGGCGGCGGCGTCCCGAAGAACTTCACCCTCCAGACGATGCTCGTCACGCCGGGCGCCTACGACTACGGCGTCCAGTTGACGATGGACCCCAAGCAGACGGGCGGCCTCTCGGGCGCGTCGCTCGAGGAGGCCCGTTCCTGGGGAAAACTCGAGAAGGACGCCGAGAACGTTTCGGTCTACGGCGACGCGACGATCACGCTGCCGCTCGTGGTGGCGGCCGCGCGGGAACGACTCGAGGGATAG
- a CDS encoding ArnT family glycosyltransferase has protein sequence MRIPSRARTGLRTAAAMLIDSVRTLRPTDRDRTAIAVLLAAGVYVYYVDLGGSTLQSYDEAIYASIARRLIRGGSWFVPRVDWAADGAVVAEMLFLQKPPGAFWLQAISMRVFGATAFGARFPSATFAIATGVLAYVFGRDLFDRRAGFVAGLVWLTTPQVFAGMNGGRNGGTDTALVFFGTLFVYLVWKGVADDRRYLAYAGFPAAGALLVKGLAASTYPLALLALVPFDLLGRRRLLSQEAAIGAAVTLVLALPWPILAWLRHGDLILKELVFKHVIDRASGSFPPFHETTFGFISYPYFRHLPSYFDPWLYFLLPAVGVVAVVAVRVRVTEGRSQPLRDTTFLLWWAASVFTFFSVTGNQAWYILPLYVPAGLLVGRLVSLVASPRSIDHSLAVGGVVTGCVLALVFTFRLDVTSLVRYRLQDHIPGGVAFALVLVVAAIAVIAERPLDSTLRRRWRDVDVSRLRTVAFVALALLLVSTTAAPVEMGGSALDEQQEAAGTLIDHQTPPDATVFVVPESTRAGGFHSLVFYSDRSIEPVEETRAESNDRIRYLFVHQKAAADLDRERRVVATIHGEDETYYLLELGPPDGG, from the coding sequence ATGAGGATACCGTCTCGAGCGCGGACCGGACTTCGAACCGCCGCAGCGATGCTGATCGACTCGGTCAGAACCCTCCGCCCGACCGATCGGGACCGAACCGCGATCGCCGTCCTCCTCGCCGCCGGCGTGTACGTCTACTACGTCGACCTCGGCGGGTCGACGCTCCAGTCCTACGACGAAGCGATCTACGCGTCGATCGCGCGGAGGCTGATCCGCGGCGGGTCGTGGTTCGTCCCTCGAGTCGACTGGGCCGCCGATGGGGCCGTCGTCGCCGAGATGCTCTTCCTGCAGAAGCCCCCGGGTGCGTTCTGGCTGCAGGCGATCTCGATGCGCGTCTTCGGTGCCACCGCGTTCGGCGCCCGCTTTCCGTCGGCGACGTTCGCGATCGCGACCGGCGTGCTCGCCTACGTTTTCGGTCGGGACCTCTTCGACCGCAGGGCGGGGTTCGTGGCCGGGCTGGTCTGGTTGACGACGCCGCAGGTGTTCGCGGGGATGAACGGCGGTCGGAACGGCGGAACCGACACCGCGCTCGTGTTCTTCGGCACCCTGTTCGTCTACCTCGTCTGGAAGGGCGTCGCCGACGATCGACGATACCTCGCGTACGCGGGGTTCCCGGCGGCGGGCGCACTCCTCGTCAAGGGACTGGCGGCCAGCACGTACCCGCTGGCGCTCCTCGCGCTCGTCCCCTTCGATCTGCTCGGGCGTCGACGGCTCCTCTCGCAAGAGGCGGCGATCGGCGCGGCGGTAACGCTCGTACTGGCGTTGCCGTGGCCGATCCTCGCCTGGCTCCGTCACGGTGACCTGATCCTCAAGGAACTCGTCTTCAAGCACGTGATCGATCGGGCGAGCGGCTCGTTCCCACCGTTCCACGAAACGACGTTCGGATTCATATCCTATCCGTACTTTCGGCACCTTCCCTCGTACTTCGATCCGTGGCTGTACTTCCTGCTCCCGGCGGTCGGCGTCGTCGCCGTCGTCGCGGTTCGCGTTCGGGTTACGGAGGGGCGCTCGCAGCCGCTACGCGATACGACGTTCCTGCTGTGGTGGGCCGCGAGCGTCTTCACCTTCTTTTCGGTCACCGGGAACCAGGCCTGGTACATCCTGCCGCTGTACGTTCCAGCGGGGCTGCTGGTCGGTCGCTTGGTCTCGCTGGTCGCGTCGCCCCGATCGATCGACCACTCCCTCGCGGTCGGCGGCGTCGTCACGGGCTGCGTCCTCGCGCTGGTCTTTACGTTTCGACTCGACGTGACCTCGCTCGTCCGGTACCGACTGCAGGACCACATTCCCGGCGGCGTCGCGTTCGCGCTCGTCCTCGTCGTCGCTGCGATCGCGGTTATCGCCGAGCGGCCGCTCGACTCGACGCTGCGGCGGCGATGGCGCGACGTCGACGTCTCGCGACTCCGGACCGTCGCGTTCGTAGCCCTCGCGCTCCTTCTAGTGTCTACAACCGCCGCACCGGTCGAAATGGGCGGCTCGGCGTTGGACGAGCAACAGGAGGCCGCGGGGACGCTGATCGACCACCAGACGCCCCCGGACGCGACGGTCTTCGTCGTCCCCGAATCCACGCGGGCTGGCGGGTTTCACTCGCTGGTGTTCTACTCCGATCGGTCGATCGAGCCAGTCGAGGAGACGCGGGCCGAATCGAACGATCGAATCAGGTACCTATTCGTCCACCAGAAAGCGGCAGCCGACCTCGATCGGGAGCGCCGCGTCGTCGCCACGATCCACGGCGAGGACGAGACGTACTACCTACTCGAGTTGGGGCCGCCCGACGGCGGATAG
- a CDS encoding DUF7344 domain-containing protein → MTDAKVPSLSSVTAYRLLSDPDRRDLLSRLEPGEPTTVDELVRDIATRNRDASIDDVDRTVVRRIDISLVHNHLPRLADHGVITYAPAERIVVLKREFDSPRRLERLLE, encoded by the coding sequence ATGACCGATGCGAAAGTACCTTCACTGAGTTCGGTGACGGCGTATCGGCTTCTCTCGGATCCCGACCGAAGAGATCTGCTCTCGCGGCTCGAGCCGGGCGAACCGACCACCGTCGACGAACTGGTCCGCGATATCGCGACGCGGAATCGAGACGCTTCCATCGACGACGTTGATCGAACGGTGGTCCGCCGAATCGATATTTCGCTGGTTCACAACCACCTTCCGCGACTCGCCGATCACGGCGTGATAACGTATGCCCCCGCGGAGAGGATCGTCGTCCTGAAGCGAGAATTCGACAGCCCTCGACGGCTCGAACGGCTACTCGAGTAG
- a CDS encoding NAD(P)/FAD-dependent oxidoreductase: MSDHPAYEVVVVGGGPAGLTTALYTTRLGHRTAVFEKEGGRHAAANHVHNLLGVSESISGRELAAHAVAQLEHYGGDFYPDAVDSVTEIGDDEPRFRLEAGHGTVEADRVVFATGFRDRSPGVPELERFTGRGLHYCLHCDAYALGDGPVFVLGHDESAAHVAMSMLNFTADVDLLLDGREPAWSDETDEQLRAHPIDRIDTNVVSTYADESIDEDEPPWLGGLAFADSVGPRPTGSRTESGDGTERDYLGGFAMYGSVYNTDLAADLGCDLTDDGAIDVDERRETSLDGVYAVGDVTHGQNQTTIAIGDGAYAGLAIHKGLRRFPKSLEELEDGDESVDDDLAVPGAAPDLRAKMRRVRELKTHPGLREPSPRLD, from the coding sequence ATGAGCGATCACCCTGCGTACGAGGTCGTCGTCGTCGGCGGGGGGCCGGCCGGCCTCACGACCGCGCTGTACACGACCCGCCTCGGCCACCGCACCGCCGTCTTCGAGAAGGAAGGGGGGCGTCACGCGGCGGCCAATCACGTCCACAACCTGCTCGGCGTCTCCGAGAGTATCTCCGGGCGCGAGCTCGCCGCGCACGCGGTCGCTCAGCTCGAACACTATGGCGGCGACTTCTACCCCGACGCGGTCGACTCCGTCACGGAGATCGGAGACGACGAGCCGCGGTTCCGCCTCGAGGCGGGTCACGGAACCGTCGAAGCCGATCGCGTGGTCTTCGCGACCGGCTTTCGGGACCGCAGTCCGGGCGTTCCGGAACTCGAGCGGTTCACCGGTCGGGGACTGCACTACTGTCTGCACTGCGATGCCTACGCGCTGGGCGACGGCCCCGTCTTCGTCCTCGGACACGACGAGAGCGCGGCCCACGTCGCGATGTCGATGCTCAACTTCACTGCCGACGTCGACCTCCTGCTGGACGGCCGGGAGCCGGCGTGGAGCGACGAGACCGACGAGCAGTTGCGCGCGCACCCGATCGACCGGATCGACACGAACGTCGTGTCGACGTACGCGGACGAGAGCATCGACGAGGACGAACCGCCGTGGCTCGGCGGACTCGCCTTCGCCGACAGCGTGGGACCACGTCCCACTGGCAGCCGGACGGAGTCCGGCGACGGGACCGAACGGGACTACCTCGGCGGCTTCGCGATGTACGGATCCGTATACAACACCGACCTGGCTGCCGACCTCGGCTGTGACCTCACCGACGACGGGGCGATCGACGTCGACGAGCGTCGAGAGACGAGCCTCGACGGCGTCTACGCCGTCGGCGACGTCACTCACGGCCAGAACCAGACGACGATCGCGATCGGCGACGGCGCGTACGCCGGACTCGCGATTCACAAGGGATTGCGGCGGTTCCCGAAGTCGCTCGAGGAACTCGAGGACGGCGACGAGAGCGTCGACGACGACCTCGCGGTGCCGGGGGCGGCACCGGACCTTCGGGCCAAGATGCGACGCGTGCGCGAGCTGAAAACCCACCCGGGGCTTCGCGAGCCGTCGCCGAGACTGGACTGA
- a CDS encoding glycosyltransferase codes for MPATGSGPDASFVVPAKNEADYLRETLESIEALETDYAYEELVVDGESTDDTPAIAREYGATLVAGDGSSIAADRNRGATRAGGEWLAFIDADTRVRPTYLTEMLGFVEANGLAAASSACRITGPRRAKLVEVTINHLFPRLEYPILPGFNFFVHRDAFEAAGGFPTVPNEDTAFSRRLARRMPTDYHSAVLVESSGRRVADDGLTGTLWHYATLDLERIRASD; via the coding sequence ATGCCAGCGACCGGATCCGGGCCGGACGCGAGTTTCGTCGTTCCCGCGAAGAACGAGGCGGATTACCTTCGCGAGACGCTCGAGAGCATCGAGGCCCTCGAGACGGACTACGCGTACGAGGAGCTGGTCGTCGACGGCGAATCGACGGACGACACCCCGGCGATCGCCCGCGAGTACGGCGCGACCCTGGTTGCGGGCGACGGCTCGAGCATCGCCGCGGACAGGAATCGCGGTGCGACACGCGCGGGCGGCGAGTGGCTGGCCTTTATCGACGCCGACACCCGCGTCCGGCCGACCTACCTGACGGAGATGCTCGGCTTCGTCGAGGCGAACGGGCTGGCGGCCGCGAGTTCGGCCTGTCGGATCACCGGTCCCCGGCGGGCGAAACTCGTGGAGGTGACGATCAACCACCTCTTCCCGCGACTCGAGTACCCCATCCTGCCCGGGTTCAACTTCTTCGTCCACCGCGACGCCTTCGAAGCGGCGGGCGGCTTTCCGACGGTTCCCAACGAGGACACCGCGTTCAGCCGCCGACTCGCCCGCCGGATGCCGACCGACTACCACTCCGCGGTCCTCGTGGAGAGTTCGGGCCGGCGGGTCGCCGACGACGGACTGACGGGGACGCTCTGGCACTACGCGACGCTGGATCTCGAGCGGATCCGCGCGAGCGACTGA